From Salvia splendens isolate huo1 chromosome 3, SspV2, whole genome shotgun sequence, a single genomic window includes:
- the LOC121794443 gene encoding RNA demethylase ALKBH10B-like isoform X1 has product MAPAAGVVLQGDRAPSKPIVLPQLLSAAVPEVFAKDAIIAWFRGEFAAANAIIDALCTHLQELEAIAGVADYGSVYAAIHHRRLNWVPILQMQKYYPIVDVVAELEKVAEKKRDPVVAVKEECVDGSDNDAGETVAEDGGSTVVDSPESDYTDSGSQELQILCSNHDECEARQAQIKMTKGFVAKEPVKGQMVNVVRGLKLYQDIFTGAELSKLSDFVNELRLAGRDGELSGDTYILYNQHVKGNKRELIQLGVPIFGQIKEDATDKFQKSYIQPIPALIQDVIDHLIQWHLIPENRKPNSCIINFFDEGEYSHPFLKPPHLDQPLSILLLSKSTMAFGRTLFSDSEGNYKGPLTLSLKEGSLLVMRRSSSDTARHAMCSSQNRRVSISFFRVRSLRRAEAESSFESMNIWQQGLTAPYTTQDSYETFDGIPKCGFLQSPVVMLAPLSPMAISPGGTPRGGTGVFLPWSVGLPKPAKHLPPRAQRQRFLPLPSTLDTQS; this is encoded by the exons ATGGCGCCGGCGGCCGGCGTAGTGCTACAAGGCGACCGGGCTCCGTCGAAGCCCATCGTGCTCCCGCAGCTCCTCTCTGCGGCAGTTCCGGAGGTCTTCGCCAAGGACGCCATCATCGCCTGGTTCCGCGGTGAGTTCGCGGCGGCCAACGCCATCATCGACGCCCTCTGCACCCACCTGCAGGAGCTCGAGGCCATCGCCGGAGTGGCCGATTACGGATCTGTCTACGCCGCGATTCATCACAGGCGCCTCAATTGGGTCCCGATCCTTCAGATGCAGAAGTACTACCCCATTGTTGATGTGGTCGCCGAGCTCGAGAAAGTCGCCGAGAAGAAGCGGGACCCTGTGGTTGCGGTAAAGGAGGAGTGCGTGGACGGTAGTGATAATGACGCCGGAGAAACGGTGGCTGAAGACGGCGGCTCCACGGTGGTCGATTCGCCGGAAAGTGATTACACTGATTCAG GATCCCAGGAACTGCAGATATTATGTTCTAACCACGACGAATGTGAGGCGCGCCAAGCCCAGATCAAGATGACGAAAGGGTTTGTGGCGAAAGAGCCAGTAAAGGGGCAAATG GTGAATGTTGTTAGAGGCCTCAAGTTGTACCAAGACATATTCACTGGTGCTGAGCTCTCAAAGTTGAGTGACTTTGTCAATGAACTCCGTTTGGCTGGTAGGGATGGTGAACTCTCGG GAGACACCTACATTTTATACAATCAGCATGTGAAAGGGAACAAGAGAGAGCTGATCCAGCTTGGGGTTCCCATTTTTGGGCAGATAAAAGAAGATGCTACTGATAAATTTCAAAAGA GCTACATTCAGCCGATTCCAGCTCTTATCCAGGATGTGATCGATCACTTGATTCAGTGGCATCTGATTCCAGAGAACAGGAAACCCAATAGCTGCATCATAAACTTCTTTGACGAG GGAGAGTATTCTCACCCTTTCCTGAAACCGCCTCACTTGGACCAGCCCCTCTCCATCTTGCTGCTCTCAAAGTCAACAATGGCATTTGGCCGAACACTCTTCAGTGATAGTGAAGGAAACTACAAAGGACCCCTCACCCTCTCTCTCAAGGAAGG GTCTCTTTTAGTGATGAGAAGAAGTAGTTCAGACACAGCTAGGCATGCTATGTGCTCCTCTCAAAATAGAAGGGTGAGCATTTCTTTCTTCAGGGTGAGGAGTCTCAGACGGGCCGAGGCAGAGAGTAGTTTCGAATCCATGAACATATGGCAACAAGGGCTCACAGCTCCATACACAACGCAAGATAGCTACGAGACTTTTGATGGAATCCCCAAATGTGGCTTTCTGCAGTCTCCTGTTGTGATGCTCGCCCCATTGAGCCCAATGGCTATCAGCCCTGGAGGTACCCCACGTGGTGGCACCGGGGTTTTCCTTCCATGGAGTGTCGGGTTGCCCAAACCTGCAAAGCACCTCCCACCGCGCGCACAGAGACAGCGGTTTCTTCCTCTCCCTTCCACTCTAGATACACAGAGTTGA
- the LOC121794443 gene encoding RNA demethylase ALKBH10B-like isoform X2, whose translation MAPAAGVVLQGDRAPSKPIVLPQLLSAAVPEVFAKDAIIAWFRGEFAAANAIIDALCTHLQELEAIAGVADYGSVYAAIHHRRLNWVPILQMQKYYPIVDVVAELEKVAEKKRDPVVAVKEECVDGSDNDAGETVAEDGGSTVVDSPESDYTDSGSQELQILCSNHDECEARQAQIKMTKGFVAKEPVKGQMVNVVRGLKLYQDIFTGAELSKLSDFVNELRLAGDTYILYNQHVKGNKRELIQLGVPIFGQIKEDATDKFQKSYIQPIPALIQDVIDHLIQWHLIPENRKPNSCIINFFDEGEYSHPFLKPPHLDQPLSILLLSKSTMAFGRTLFSDSEGNYKGPLTLSLKEGSLLVMRRSSSDTARHAMCSSQNRRVSISFFRVRSLRRAEAESSFESMNIWQQGLTAPYTTQDSYETFDGIPKCGFLQSPVVMLAPLSPMAISPGGTPRGGTGVFLPWSVGLPKPAKHLPPRAQRQRFLPLPSTLDTQS comes from the exons ATGGCGCCGGCGGCCGGCGTAGTGCTACAAGGCGACCGGGCTCCGTCGAAGCCCATCGTGCTCCCGCAGCTCCTCTCTGCGGCAGTTCCGGAGGTCTTCGCCAAGGACGCCATCATCGCCTGGTTCCGCGGTGAGTTCGCGGCGGCCAACGCCATCATCGACGCCCTCTGCACCCACCTGCAGGAGCTCGAGGCCATCGCCGGAGTGGCCGATTACGGATCTGTCTACGCCGCGATTCATCACAGGCGCCTCAATTGGGTCCCGATCCTTCAGATGCAGAAGTACTACCCCATTGTTGATGTGGTCGCCGAGCTCGAGAAAGTCGCCGAGAAGAAGCGGGACCCTGTGGTTGCGGTAAAGGAGGAGTGCGTGGACGGTAGTGATAATGACGCCGGAGAAACGGTGGCTGAAGACGGCGGCTCCACGGTGGTCGATTCGCCGGAAAGTGATTACACTGATTCAG GATCCCAGGAACTGCAGATATTATGTTCTAACCACGACGAATGTGAGGCGCGCCAAGCCCAGATCAAGATGACGAAAGGGTTTGTGGCGAAAGAGCCAGTAAAGGGGCAAATG GTGAATGTTGTTAGAGGCCTCAAGTTGTACCAAGACATATTCACTGGTGCTGAGCTCTCAAAGTTGAGTGACTTTGTCAATGAACTCCGTTTGGCTG GAGACACCTACATTTTATACAATCAGCATGTGAAAGGGAACAAGAGAGAGCTGATCCAGCTTGGGGTTCCCATTTTTGGGCAGATAAAAGAAGATGCTACTGATAAATTTCAAAAGA GCTACATTCAGCCGATTCCAGCTCTTATCCAGGATGTGATCGATCACTTGATTCAGTGGCATCTGATTCCAGAGAACAGGAAACCCAATAGCTGCATCATAAACTTCTTTGACGAG GGAGAGTATTCTCACCCTTTCCTGAAACCGCCTCACTTGGACCAGCCCCTCTCCATCTTGCTGCTCTCAAAGTCAACAATGGCATTTGGCCGAACACTCTTCAGTGATAGTGAAGGAAACTACAAAGGACCCCTCACCCTCTCTCTCAAGGAAGG GTCTCTTTTAGTGATGAGAAGAAGTAGTTCAGACACAGCTAGGCATGCTATGTGCTCCTCTCAAAATAGAAGGGTGAGCATTTCTTTCTTCAGGGTGAGGAGTCTCAGACGGGCCGAGGCAGAGAGTAGTTTCGAATCCATGAACATATGGCAACAAGGGCTCACAGCTCCATACACAACGCAAGATAGCTACGAGACTTTTGATGGAATCCCCAAATGTGGCTTTCTGCAGTCTCCTGTTGTGATGCTCGCCCCATTGAGCCCAATGGCTATCAGCCCTGGAGGTACCCCACGTGGTGGCACCGGGGTTTTCCTTCCATGGAGTGTCGGGTTGCCCAAACCTGCAAAGCACCTCCCACCGCGCGCACAGAGACAGCGGTTTCTTCCTCTCCCTTCCACTCTAGATACACAGAGTTGA
- the LOC121794444 gene encoding BSD domain-containing protein 1-like, giving the protein MNFLKSIILDDEEPQSPRQSNLDSALNPPAQDPTPNYGWSFGSLIKTLATTSESMIETYSRDLKEFGSGLRKESDIIREAATSAVKELPASIEAGTSAAHGVLKSTAEIILQEPQLSDGETDTPEINRSLNLGRYSRFEAQLSAIQTDLNTFCQEPDDLEDYDKWRSSFNLDEKSGEIEGLIGENGALDANFRKIVPNVVDHDTFWCRYFYRVDKLEQQEKFRANLVKRAISVDEEADELSWDVDVDDDEEKDGGKAKGVSDDENSISGEKGGSLTGELQEGGNATVADSYERETTSDKETSYERLKSEESVKEKTDENVGVKGEAEQVVKHAVKTEEKDIEWDEIEDIGSDNDKKDPIGERPNREELRKHLSAADDAEDLSWDIEDDDEPVKT; this is encoded by the coding sequence ATGAACTTTTTAAAATCTATCATCTTAGACGATGAGGAGCCTCAGAGCCCTCGCCAATCCAACCTGGACTCCGCCCTCAACCCGCCGGCCCAAGATCCTACTCCAAATTACGGATGGAGCTTCGGGAGCTTGATCAAAACCCTAGCCACCACATCCGAATCGATGATCGAGACATACAGCAGAGATCTGAAGGAATTTGGGTCGGGTCTCAGAAAGGAATCTGATATCATCCGCGAAGCAGCGACCAGTGCTGTGAAGGAGCTCCCGGCGTCAATCGAAGCCGGAACTTCGGCGGCACACGGCGTCCTGAAGTCGACGGCGGAGATCATCTTGCAGGAGCCCCAGCTTTCGGATGGGGAGACCGATACGCCGGAGATCAATCGGAGCTTGAATTTGGGGCGCTACAGTAGGTTCGAGGCGCAGCTGAGTGCGATCCAGACCGATTTGAATACGTTCTGTCAGGAGCCTGATGATTTGGAGGACTACGATAAGTGGAGATCGAGCTTTAACCTTGATGAAAAGAGTGGCGAGATCGAGGGTTTGATTGGGGAGAATGGGGCTCTGGATGCTAATTTTAGAAAGATTGTGCCAAATGTAGTAGATCATGATACGTTTTGGTGTAGGTATTTCTACAGAGTGGATAAGCTCGAGCAGCAGGAGAAGTTCCGGGCTAATCTTGTGAAGAGGGCGATATCGGTGGATGAAGAGGCCGATGAGCTGTCATgggatgttgatgttgatgatgatgaggagaaGGATGGTGGGAAGGCGAAGGGCGTTAGTGATGATGAGAACTCGATTTCTGGTGAGAAAGGAGGGAGTTTGACTGGTGAATTGCAGGAAGGAGGCAATGCCACTGTGGCTGATTCGTATGAGAGAGAAACCACATCTGATAAAGAGACAAGTTATGAGAGATTGAAATCTGAGGAAAGTGTCAAGGAGAAAACTGACGAGAATGTGGGTGTCAAAGGCGAAGCTGAACAAGTGGTGAAGCATGCGGTGAAGACGGAGGAAAAAGATATTGAGTGGGACGAAATTGAGGACATTGGAAGTGACAATGACAAGAAAGATCCGATTGGTGAGAGGCCGAACAGAGAAGAACTGAGGAAGCATCTCAGTGCTGCAGATGATGCTGAGGATTTGAGTTGGGATATTGAGGATGATGATGAGCCAGTGAAAACTTAA